Proteins encoded within one genomic window of Argiope bruennichi chromosome 7, qqArgBrue1.1, whole genome shotgun sequence:
- the LOC129975096 gene encoding uncharacterized PE-PGRS family protein PE_PGRS54-like isoform X3, whose protein sequence is MSCPRLVLAFLALLSTHALFAAAGGTTPWDSLALADSFMKSFMDGIGTSGVFSSSQIDDMSTIGDTMIDSVNRLASSGRISKSKLQALNMAFASSMAEIAATEEGGLSIGAKTSAIASALRGAFLQTTGYSNEQFINEITSLVSMIAQANTNSVSASASASAGGGYGGSSYGPSSVSSISASASSAGAGSAQQGPGSYGPSGSGGYGPSGSSAAAAAAAPGGQGPGNYGPSGSGGAGPSGSGGYGPGSQGPSGPSGPGAAAAAAAASGPGGYGPSGPSGPGSQGPGNQGPGGVSAAAAAASGPGGYGPGSQGPSGPGSQGPSGPGSQGPSGPGGYGPGSQGPGAAAAAAAASGPGGYGPGSQGPSGPGSQRQSGPGGAGGYGPGGASAAAAASAASGPGGYGPGSQGPSGPGGYGPGASGPGGAGGYGPGSQGPGGASAAAAAASASGPGGYGPGNQGPSGPGSQGPSGPGGYGPGSSGPGGASAAAAAAASGPGGYGPGSQGPSGPGGYGPGSQGPSGPGGYGPGSSGPGGAGGYGPGSQGQLGPGAAAAAAAAASGPGGYGPESQGQSGPGSQGPGGASAAAAAAASGPRGYGPGSQGPSGPGGYGPGSQGPSGPGGYGPGSQAPSGPGGYGPGASGPGASGPGGAGGYGPGSQGPGGASAAAAAAASGPGGYGPGSQGPSGPGGYGPGSSGPGAYGPGSQGPGRASAAAAAAASGPGGYGPGSQGPSGPGSQGPSGPGGYGPGASGPGGYGPGSQGPGGASAAAAAAASGPAGYGPGSQGPSGPGSQGPYGPGGYGPGSQGPGGASAAAAAAASGPGGYGPGSQGPSGPGSQGPSGPGGYGPSGPGGYGPGSQGPSGPGGYGPGASGPGGYGPGSQGPGGASAAAAAAASGPGGYGPGSQGPSGPGSQGPSGPGSQGPSGPGGYGPGASGPGGYGPGSQGPGGASAAAAAAASGPGGYGPGSQGPSGPGSQGPSGPGGYGPGASGPGGYGPGSQGPGGASAAAAAAASGPGGYGPGSQGPSGPGSQGPSGPGGYGPGASGPGGYGPGSQGPGGASAAAAASASGPGGYGPGSQGPSGPGNQGPSLPGGYGPGASGPGGYGPGSQGPGGASAAAAAAASGPGGYGPGSQGPSGPGSQGPSGPGGYGPGASGPGGYGPGSQGPGGASAAASASGPGGYGPGSQGPSGPGIKGPSGPGGYGPGASGPGGYGPGSQGPGGASAAAAAAASGPAGYGPGSQGPSGPGSQGPYGPGGYGPGSQGPGGASAAAAAAASGSGGYGPGSQGPSGPGGYGPGSQGPSGPGGYGPGSQALSGPGGYGPGASGPGGAGGYGPGSQGPGGASAAAAAAASGPGGYGPGSQGPSGPGGYGPGSSGPGAYGPGSQGPGGASAAAAAAASGPGGYGPGSQGPSGPGSQGPSGPGGYGPGASGPGGYGPGSQGPGGASAAAAAAASGPAGYGPGSQGPSGPGSQGPYGPGGYGPGSQGPGGASAAAAAAASGPGGYGPGSQVPSGPGSQGPSGPGGYGPSGTGGYGPGSQGPSGPGGYGPGASGPGGYGPGSQGPGGASAAAAAAASGPGGYGPGSQGPSGPGSQGPSGPGSQGPSGPGGYGPGASGPGGYGPGSQGPGGASAAAAAAASGPGGYGPGSQGPSGPGSQGPSGPGGYGPGASGPGGYGPGSQGPGGASAAAAAAASGPGGYGPGSQGPSGPGSQGPSGPGSQGPSGPGGYGPGASGPGGYGPGSQGPGGASAAAAASASGPGGYGPGSQGPSGPGSQGPSLPGGYGPGASGPGGYGPGSQGPGGASAAAAAAASGPGGYGPGSQGPSGPGSQGPSGPGGAGAAAAASAASGPGGYGPGSQGPSGPGSQGQSGPGSQGPSGPGGYGPGASGPGGYGPGSQGPGGASAAAAAAASGPGGYGPGSQGPSGPGSQGPSGAGGYGPGASGPGGAGGYGPGSQGPGGASAAAAAAASGPGGYGPGSQGPSGPGGYGPGGYGAGSQGPGGASAAAAAAASGPGGYGPGSQGPSGPGSQGPSGPGSQGPSGPGGYGPGGYGPGSQGPGGASAAAAAAASGPGGYGPGSQGPSGPGSQGPSGPGGYGPGASGPGGYGPGSQGPGGASAAAAAAASGPGGYGPGSQGPSGPGSQGPSGPGGYGPGASGPGGYGPGSQGPGGASGAATAAASGPGGYGPGSQGPSGPGSQGPSGPGGYGPGASGPGGYGPGSQGPGGASAAAAAAASGPGGYGPGSQGPSGPGSQGPSGPGGYGPGASGPGGYGPGSQGPGGASAAAAAAASGPEGYGPGSQGPSGPGSQGPSGPGGAGAAAAASAASGPGGYGPGSQGPSGPGSQGPSGPGSQGPSGPGGYGPGASGPGGYGPGSQGPGGASAAAAAAASGPGGYGPGSQGPSGLGSQGPSGPGGYGPGASGPGGYGPGSQGPGGASGAAAAAASGPGGYGPGSQGPSGPGSQGPSGPGGYGPGASGPGGYGPGSQGPGGASAAAAAAASGPGGYGPGSQGPSGPGSQGPSGPGGYGPGASGPGGYGPGSQVPGGASAAAAAAASGPGGYGPGSQGPSGPGSQGPSGPGGYGPGSQGPGGASAAAAAAASGPGGYGPGSQGPSGPGSQGPSGPGGAGAAAAASAASGPGGYGPGSQGPSGPGSQGPSGPGGYGPGSQGPGGASAAAAAAASGPGGYGPGSQGLSGPGSQGPSGRGSQGPSGPGGYGPGASGPGGYGPGSQGPGGASAAAAAAASGPGGYGPGSQGPSGPGSQGPSGPGSQGPSGPGGAGGYGPSASASVSVAASRLSSPAASSRVSSTVSSLVSSGPSNGAAVSGALNGLVSQISSSNPGLSGCDVLVQALLELVSALVAILGSANIGSVDYNSVGQTTQTISQYFS, encoded by the exons ATTCAGTGTCAGCAAGCGCTTCCGCATCCGCAGGAGGAGGATATGGCGGTTCAAGTTACGGACCATCTTCTGTGAGTTCAATATCCGCTAGTGCATCATCTGCTGGAGCTGGATCTGCACAGCAAGGACCAGGAAGTTACGGACCATCTGGATCTGGAGGATACGGTCCTTCTGGATCTAGTGCAGCTGCCGCTGCTGCCGCACCTGGAGGTCAAGGACCTGGAAACTATGGACCTTCTGGATCTGGAGGAGCAGGACCTAGTGGTTCTGGAGGATATGGACCTGGAAGTCAAG GACCATCCGGACCTAGTGGGCCAGGAGCAGCAGCAGCAGCCGCTGCAGCAAGTGGACCAGGAGGATACGGACCATCTGGACCAAGTGGACCTGGAAGCCAAG GACCTGGCAATCAAGGACCAGGAGGAGTAAGCGCAGCCGCCGCTGCAGCAAGTGGACCTGGTGGATACGGTCCTGGAAGCCAAGGACCATCTGGACCTGGAAGCCAAGGACCATCTGGACCTGGAAGCCAAGGACCATCTGGACCTGGAGGTTATGGCCCTGGCAGTCAAGGTCCAGGCGCAGCCGCAGCCGCCGCTGCAGCAAGTGGACCTGGAGGATACGGACCTGGAAGCCAAGGACCATCTGGACCTGGAAGCCAACGGCAATCTGGACCTGGTGGAGCTGGAGGATACGGACCAGGAGGAGCAAGTGCAGCCGCAGCCGCCTCTGCAGCAAGTGGACctggaggatatggaccaggaAGTCAAGGACCATCTGGACCAGGCGGATATGGGCCTGGAGCATCTGGACCTGGTGGAGCTGGAGGTTATGGACCTGGCAGTCAAGGTCCTGGAGGGGCAAGTGCAGCCGCAGCCGCCGCTTCAGCAAGTGGACCTGGAGGATACGGTCCTGGAAACCAAGGGCCATCTGGACCTGGAAGCCAAGGACCATCTGGACCTGGAGGATACGGACCTGGATCATCTGGGCCTGGAGGAGCAAGCGCAGCAGCAGCCGCAGCAGCTAGTGGACctggaggatatggaccaggaAGCCAAGGACCATCTGGACCTGGGGGATATGGACCTGGAAGCCAAGGACCATCTGGACCTGGCGGATACGGACCTGGATCATCTGGTCCTGGTGGAGCTGGAGGTTACGGCCCTGGCAGTCAAGGACAACTAGGGCCAGgtgcagcagcagcagcagccgCTGCAGCAAGTGGTCCTGGAGGATATGGACCTGAAAGTCAAG GACAATCTGGACCTGGCAGCCAAGGTCCTGGAGGAGCAAGCGCGGCCGCAGCAGCTGCTGCTAGTGGACCTAGAGGATACGGCCCTGGAAGCCAAGGGCCATCTGGACCTGGAGGATATGGACCTGGAAGCCAAGGGCCATCTGGACCTGGAGGATATGGACCTGGAAGCCAAGCACCATCTGGACCTGGTGGATATGGACCTGGAGCATCTGGACCTGGAGCATCTGGACCTGGAGGAGCTGGAGGTTATGGACCTGGCAGTCAAGGTCCAGGAGGAGCAAGCGCTGCCGCAGCCGCTGCAGCAAGTGGACCTGGAGGATACGGCCCTGGAAGCCAAGGGCCATCTGGACCAGGAGGATACGGACCTGGATCATCTGGACCTGGAGCTTATGGACCTGGCAGTCAAGGTCCAGGAAGAGCAAGCGCAGCAGCAGCCGCTGCAGCTAGTGGACctggaggatatggaccaggaAGCCAAGGACCATCTGGGCCTGGAAGCCAAGGACCATCTGGACCTGGAGGATACGGACCTGGAGCATCTGGACCTGGAGGTTATGGACCTGGCAGTCAAGGTCCTGGAGGAGCAAGCGCAGCCGCAGCAGCTGCAGCTAGTGGACCCGCAGGATATGGACCAGGAAGCCAAGGGCCATCTGGACCTGGAAGCCAAGGACCATACGGACCTGGAGGTTATGGACCTGGCAGTCAAGGTCCTGGAGGAGCAAGCGCAGCCGCAGCAGCTGCAGCTAGTGGACCCGGAGGATATGGACCAGGAAGTCAAGGGCCATCTGGACCTGGAAGCCAAGGACCATCTGGACCTGGAGGATATGGACCATCTGGACCTGGAGGATATGGTCCTGGAAGCCAAGGGCCATCTGGACCTGGAGGATACGGGCCTGGAGCATCTGGACCTGGAGGTTATGGACCTGGCAGTCAAGGTCCTGGTGGAGCAAGCGCAGCCGCAGCAGCTGCAGCAAGTGGGCctggaggatatggaccaggaAGTCAAGGACCATCTGGACCTGGAAGCCAAGGACCATCTGGACCTGGAAGCCAAGGGCCATCTGGACCTGGAGGATACGGACCTGGAGCATCTGGACCTGGAGGTTATGGACCTGGCAGTCAAGGTCCTGGAGGAGCAAGCGCAGCAGCAGCAGCTGCAGCTAGTGGACCCGGAGGATATGGACCAGGAAGCCAAGGGCCATCTGGACCTGGAAGCCAAGGACCATCTGGACCTGGAGGATACGGACCTGGAGCATCTGGACCTGGAGGTTATGGACCTGGCAGTCAAGGTCCTGGAGGAGCAAGCGCAGCCGCAGCAGCTGCAGCAAGTGGACCCGGAGGATATGGACCAGGAAGTCAAGGACCATCTGGACCTGGAAGCCAAGGGCCATCTGGACCTGGAGGATACGGACCTGGAGCATCTGGACCTGGAGGTTATGGACCTGGCAGTCAAGGTCCTGGAGGAGCAAGCGCAGCAGCAGCAGCTTCGGCTAGTGGACCCGGAGGATATGGACCAGGAAGCCAAGGGCCATCTGGACCTGGAAACCAAGGACCATCTTTACCTGGAGGATACGGACCTGGAGCATCTGGACCTGGAGGTTATGGACCTGGCAGTCAAGGTCCTGGAGGAGCAAGCGCAGCCGCAGCAGCTGCAGCAAGTGGGCctggaggatatggaccaggaAGTCAAGGACCATCTGGACCTGGAAGCCAAGGGCCATCTGGACCTGGAGGATACGGACCTGGAGCATCTGGACCTGGAGGTTATGGACCTGGCAGTCAAGGTCCTGGAGGAGCAAGCGCAGCAGCTTCAGCTAGTGGACCCGGAGGATATGGACCAGGAAGCCAAGGGCCATCTGGACCTGGAATTAAAGGACCATCTGGACCTGGAGGATACGGACCTGGAGCATCTGGACCTGGAGGTTATGGACCTGGCAGTCAAGGTCCTGGAGGAGCAAGCGCAGCCGCAGCAGCTGCAGCTAGTGGACCCGCAGGATATGGACCAGGAAGCCAAGGGCCATCTGGACCTGGAAGCCAAGGACCATACGGACCTGGAGGTTATGGACCTGGCAGTCAAGGTCCTGGAGGAGCAAGCGCAGCCGCAGCAGCTGCAGCTAGTGGATCCGGAGGATATGGACCAGGAAGCCAAGGGCCATCTGGACCTGGAGGATATGGACCTGGAAGCCAAGGGCCATCTGGACCTGGAGGATATGGACCTGGAAGCCAAGCACTATCTGGACCTGGTGGATATGGACCTGGAGCATCTGGACCTGGAGGAGCTGGAGGTTATGGACCTGGCAGTCAAGGTCCAGGAGGAGCAAGCGCTGCCGCAGCCGCTGCAGCAAGTGGACCTGGAGGATACGGCCCTGGAAGCCAAGGGCCATCTGGACCAGGAGGATACGGACCTGGATCATCTGGACCTGGAGCTTATGGACCTGGCAGTCAAGGTCCAGGAGGAGCAAGCGCAGCAGCAGCCGCTGCAGCTAGTGGACctggaggatatggaccaggaAGCCAAGGACCATCTGGGCCTGGAAGCCAAGGACCATCTGGACCTGGAGGATACGGACCTGGAGCATCTGGACCTGGAGGTTATGGACCTGGCAGTCAAGGTCCTGGAGGAGCAAGCGCAGCCGCAGCAGCTGCAGCTAGTGGACCCGCAGGATATGGACCAGGAAGCCAAGGGCCATCTGGACCTGGAAGCCAAGGACCATACGGACCTGGAGGTTATGGACCTGGCAGTCAAGGTCCTGGAGGAGCAAGCGCAGCCGCAGCAGCTGCAGCTAGTGGACCCGGAGGATATGGACCAGGAAGTCAAGTGCCATCTGGACCTGGAAGCCAAGGACCATCTGGACCTGGAGGATATGGACCATCTGGAACTGGAGGATATGGTCCTGGAAGCCAAGGGCCATCTGGACCTGGAGGATACGGGCCTGGAGCATCTGGACCTGGAGGTTATGGACCTGGCAGTCAAGGTCCTGGTGGAGCAAGCGCAGCCGCAGCAGCTGCAGCAAGTGGGCctggaggatatggaccaggaAGTCAAGGACCATCTGGACCTGGAAGCCAAGGACCATCTGGACCTGGAAGCCAAGGGCCATCTGGACCTGGAGGATACGGACCTGGAGCATCTGGACCTGGAGGTTATGGACCTGGCAGTCAAGGTCCTGGAGGAGCAAGCGCAGCAGCAGCAGCTGCAGCTAGTGGACCCGGAGGATATGGACCAGGAAGCCAAGGGCCATCTGGACCTGGAAGCCAAGGACCATCTGGACCTGGAGGATACGGACCTGGAGCATCTGGACCTGGAGGTTATGGACCTGGCAGTCAAGGTCCTGGAGGAGCAAGCGCAGCCGCAGCAGCTGCAGCAAGTGGACCCGGAGGATATGGACCAGGAAGTCAAGGACCATCTGGACCTGGAAGCCAAGGACCATCTGGACCTGGAAGCCAAGGGCCATCTGGACCTGGAGGATACGGACCTGGAGCATCTGGACCTGGAG GTTATGGACCTGGCAGTCAAGGTCCTGGAGGAGCAAGCGCAGCAGCAGCAGCTTCAGCTAGTGGACCCGGAGGATATGGACCAGGAAGCCAAGGGCCATCTGGACCTGGAAGCCAAGGACCATCTTTACCTGGAGGATACGGACCTGGAGCATCTGGACCTGGAGGTTATGGACCTGGCAGTCAAG GTCCTGGAGGAGCAAGCGCAGCCGCAGCAGCTGCAGCAAGTGGGCctggaggatatggaccaggaAGTCAAGGGCCATCTGGACCTGGAAGCCAAGGACCATCTGGACCTGGAGGAGCAGGCGCAGCAGCAGCAGCCTCTGCAGCAAGTGGACctggaggatatggaccaggaAGTCAAGGACCATCTGGACCTGGAAGCCAAGGACAATCTGGACCTGGAAGCCAAGGGCCATCTGGACCTGGAGGATACGGACCTGGAGCATCTGGACCTGGAGGTTATGGACCTGGCAGTCAAGGTCCTGGAGGAGCAAGCGCAGCCGCAGCAGCTGCAGCAAGTGGGCctggaggatatggaccaggaAGTCAAGGACCATCTGGACCTGGAAGCCAAGGACCATCTGGAGCTGGCGGATATGGACCTGGAGCATCTGGTCCTGGTGGAGCTGGAGGATATGGACCTGGCAGTCAAGGTCCTGGAGGAGCAAGCGCAGCCGCAGCAGCTGCAGCTAGTGGACCCGGAGGATATGGACCAGGAAGCCAAGGGCCATCTGGACCTGGAGGATACGGACCTGGAGGTTATGGAGCTGGCAGTCAAGGTCCTGGAGGAGCAAGCGCAGCCGCAGCAGCTGCAGCAAGTGGGCctggaggatatggaccaggaAGTCAAGGACCATCTGGACCTGGAAGCCAAGGACCATCTGGACCTGGAAGCCAAGGGCCATCTGGACCTGGAGGATACGGACCTGGAGGTTATGGACCTGGCAGTCAAGGTCCTGGAGGAGCAAGCGCAGCAGCAGCAGCTGCAGCTAGTGGACCCGGAGGATATGGACCAGGAAGCCAAGGGCCATCTGGACCTGGAAGCCAAGGACCATCTGGACCTGGAGGATATGGACCTGGAGCATCTGGACCTGGAGGTTATGGACCTGGCAGTCAAGGTCCTGGAGGAGCAAGCGCAGCCGCCGCAGCTGCGGCAAGTGGACCCGGAGGATATGGACCAGGAAGCCAAGGACCATCTGGACCTGGAAGCCAAGGACCATCTGGACCTGGAGGATATGGACCTGGAGCATCTGGACCTGGAGGTTATGGACCTGGCAGTCAAGGTCCTGGAGGAGCAAGCGGAGCAGCAACAGCTGCAGCTAGTGGACCCGGAGGATATGGACCAGGAAGCCAAGGGCCATCTGGACCTGGAAGCCAAGGACCATCTGGACCTGGAGGATATGGACCTGGAGCATCTGGACCTGGAGGTTATGGACCTGGCAGTCAAGGTCCTGGAGGAGCAAGCGCAGCCGCCGCAGCTGCGGCAAGTGGACCCGGAGGATATGGACCAGGAAGCCAAGGGCCATCTGGACCTGGAAGCCAAGGACCATCTGGACCTGGAGGATACGGACCTGGAGCATCTGGACCTGGAGGTTATGGACCTGGCAGTCAAGGTCCTGGAGGAGCAAGCGCAGCCGCAGCAGCTGCAGCAAGTGGGCCTGAAGGATATGGACCAGGAAGTCAAGGGCCATCTGGACCTGGAAGCCAAGGACCATCTGGACCTGGAGGAGCAGGCGCAGCAGCAGCAGCCTCTGCAGCAAGTGGACctggaggatatggaccaggaAGTCAAGGACCATCTGGACCTGGAAGCCAAGGACCATCTGGACCTGGAAGCCAAGGGCCATCTGGACCTGGAGGATACGGACCTGGAGCATCTGGACCTGGAGGTTATGGACCTGGCAGTCAAGGTCCTGGAGGAGCAAGCGCAGCAGCAGCTGCTGCAGCTAGTGGACCCGGAGGATATGGACCAGGAAGCCAAGGGCCATCTGGACTTGGAAGCCAAGGACCATCTGGACCTGGAGGATATGGACCTGGAGCATCTGGACCTGGAGGTTATGGACCTGGCAGTCAAGGTCCTGGAGGAGCAAGCGGAGCAGCAGCAGCTGCAGCTAGTGGACCCGGAGGATATGGACCAGGAAGCCAAGGGCCATCTGGACCTGGAAGCCAAGGACCATCTGGACCTGGAGGATACGGACCTGGAGCATCTGGACCTGGAGGTTATGGACCTGGCAGTCAAGGTCCTGGAGGAGCAAGCGCAGCCGCAGCAGCTGCAGCAAGTGGGCctggaggatatggaccaggaAGTCAAGGACCATCTGGACCTGGAAGCCAAGGGCCATCTGGACCTGGAGGATACGGACCTGGAGCATCTGGACCTGGAGGTTATGGACCTGGCAGTCAAGTTCCTGGAGGAGCAAGCGCAGCAGCAGCAGCTGCGGCAAGTGGACCCGGAGGATATGGACCAGGAAGCCAAGGGCCATCTGGACCTGGAAGCCAAGGACCATCTGGACCTGGAGGTTATGGACCTGGCAGTCAAGGTCCTGGAGGAGCAAGCGCAGCCGCAGCAGCTGCAGCAAGTGGGCctggaggatatggaccaggaAGTCAAGGGCCATCTGGACCTGGAAGCCAAGGACCATCTGGACCTGGAGGAGCAGGCGCAGCAGCAGCAGCCTCTGCAGCAAGTGGACctggaggatatggaccaggaAGCCAAGGGCCATCTGGACCTGGAAGCCAAGGACCATCTGGACCTGGAGGTTATGGACCTGGCAGTCAAGGTCCTGGAGGAGCAAGCGCAGCCGCAGCAGCTGCAGCAAGTGGGCctggaggatatggaccaggaAGTCAAGGACTATCTGGACCTGGAAGCCAAGGACCATCTGGACGTGGAAGCCAAGGACCATCTGGACCTGGAGGATACGGACCTGGAGCATCTGGACCTGGAGGTTATGGACCTGGCAGTCAAGGTCCTGGAGGAGCAAGCGCAGCCGCAGCAGCTGCAGCTAGTGGACCCGGAGGATATGGTCCAGGAAGCCAAGGGCCATCTGGACCTGGAAGCCAAGGGCCATCTGGACCTGGAAGCCAAGGACCATCTGGACCTGGTGGTGCTGGTGGTTATGGCCCATCTGCTTCAGCTTCAGTATCTGTTGCAGCCTCTCGCTTATCTTCTCCTGCAGCCTCGTCCAGAGTGTCATCCACTGTATCTTCATTAGTTTCTAGTGGACCTTCCAATGGTGCAGCGGTTTCTGGAGCTTTGAATGGCTTGGTGTCTCAGATCAGTTCAAGTAATCCAGGCTTATCAGGATGTGATGTCCTTGTACAAGCATTGTTGGAATTGGTATCTGCCTTGGTGGCAATTCTTGGCTCTGCTAATATTGGTTCAGTTGATTACAACTCTGTGGGGCAGACAACTCAAACCATTagccaatatttttcataa